Within Psychrobacter sp. DAB_AL43B, the genomic segment GGCGCGTATCAGACGGTGGCTATAACTGGCTGACCTATTTCCCGCAAGCGGCTGCCTTTGATATGGAGCAATTACAGAGCAATCCACAATTGCAAGAATTGATGATTGAGGTTAATGGTCAGTATGTGCTGCCGCGTCACCCATCGCAGCTATATGAAGCCTTTGCCGAAGGCCTGCTACTATTTATCTTCTTATGGTGGTATTCATCGAAGCCGCGTCCACGTATGGCCGCCTCTGCTGTGTTCTTACTAGGCTACGGCATCAGCCGCTTTATCATCGAATTCTTCCGTCAGCCTGACGTTGACCAAGGATTTGTTTTATTAGGCTGGATGACCAAAGGACAACTATTAAGCGCACCGATGATCATCGCTGGCTTAATCATGCTGATTTATGCTTATAAACGCGGCATCTATGATTGGGGTAAGCAGTCAGCTTATTAAGCTTTATCTTCCTTCAGCATTACCTTAAGAACGATATCAACGATGCGTTTGAACAGCGTAGAAGAGTAACTTTATGACCATGAACAACGTTATTATTAAAACCGAGCAGAGTAAAAACGAGCAAGCCTATTTAGACTTGCTAAAACACGTCATGACTCATGGCACCGAAAAAGGCGATCGTACTGGAACCGGTACGCTCAGCCACTTTGGCGCACAGCTACGTTTTAATTTAACCGACGGTTTCCCCTTATTAACTACCAAAAAAGTGCATCTTAAGTCCATCACCTATGAGCTGTTATGGTTTTTAAGTGGCAGTACCCACGTCGATTATTTACAAGAAAACGGCGTGCGCATTTGGAACGAATGGGCGACCAGCGAGCAAACCGCACGCTTCAATCGTCCTGCGGGTGATCTAGGTCCTATTTATGGTCATCAATGGCGTAATTACGGGGCAACTAAAAGCGCAGATGGTCATTATAATTTTGATGGCGTCGATCAAATTACCCAAGTCATCGAGCAAATAAAGACCAACCCCAATTCGCGCCGTTTGATCGTCTCTGGCTGGAATCCCGGTGAAGCTGAGCAAGTCGCGCTGCCACCTTGTCATACGATGTTTCAGTTTTTTGTCGCGGACAATAAACTCTCTTGCCAGCTCTATCAGCGCTCAGCCGATTTATTCCTAGGGGTGCCGTTTAATATCGCTAGCTATGCTTTGCTTACCCATATGGTGGCGCAAGTTTGCGGCCTAGAAGTTGGCGAATTTATCTGGACGGGTGGCGATTGTCATATCTATCAAAACCACCGTGAGCAAGTCGAGTTACAGTTAACGCGCTCGCTGTATACGCTGCCAACATTGACGCTCAACCCTGATGTTAAAGATATTTTTGCTTTCAAATATGAAGATATCAACGTTGCTGGTTACGAGTCGCATCCTGCTATCAAAGCGAAGGTTGCTGTATAGCGTTGGTCTTATTGACTGTTTTAAATAAAACCTGCATTTTAGAAGCTAATAAAAAGGATACGTTATGAGTTATGCCAACACCGAAGTTGCCCAAATCGCAGCTATCAGTAGCAATCGCTGTATTGGTAAAGACAATGAGCTACCGTGGCATATCTCAGCCGACTTGCAGCATTTTAAAAAGATGACGACCAAACAAAATGATGGCGCGATACAAGGTATCGTCATTATGGGTCGTAAAACATTTGAATCTATGGGCAGTAAGCCTTTGCCAAAACGTGTTAGCTTTATCATCAGCACTCAGCTAGATTATACTGAGCAAAAAGGCCTTGTCGGCAAAGATAACGCTTATGTGGTACATAATTTAGACGATGCCCTGACGCAAGCGGCAAGCCTCGCGCATGGCGCGCATCTTGACACGATTTGGGTGATTGGCGGTGAGCGCGTATTTAGCGATGCGTTGATGTATACCGACCGTATCGAGCTGACTCATGTCGATACTGAAATCACGGGTGGTGATGCGTTTTATCCTGAACTGCCAAATGAGTTTGCAGTCGCAGAAGAATCTGAGCAGATGCATGATGAAAAAAGTGCGTTAGATTTTAGGTTTGTGACTTATAGGATAAAAGCTGCTAAATAATAAAGTGCCGTCGTTAAAAAAACCAAAAAAACTGGGGCTGTTCTAATATTATTTAGAACAGCCCCAGTTTTTTATTATCAGAAACCTAAATTTATTGAAGGTTAGACAAACTATTCATGCAATACTTTATAGACCGTTTTCGCCAAAATTGGTCCAATACCTTGCACGCCAGCCAATTCTTGCTGCGATGCACCTAGCAATTGCTGCAATCCGCCAAAGTGATTGAGCAAGTCACGACGGCGCTTTTCACCCAGTCCCGGAATTACTTCCAACACTGACGATGAACGGCGCTTATCACGCTTTTTACGATGCGCAGTAATCGCAAAACGATGCGCCTCATCACGAATATGCATCAATAAATGCAGCGCTTTGCTATCCATGGGTAAATCAAGCGGCTCATGATCAATAAAGTGCAATACTTCAAGCCCAGCCTTGCGCCCTTCTCCTTTTGCCACGCTAATCAGCAAGGTATCACCAAGAATACCCAACTCTGTCAGTACTTCTTTGGCTATTCCAAGTTGACCTTTACCGCCATCGATAAGCAGCAAGTCAGGCAGCGGCTGCTTCTTATAACGACGGGTCAGCACTTGCTTCATCGCGGCATAATCATCACCACCGACAATGTCATGAATCGCATATTGACGATAATCACGGCGACGTGAGCCACCTTGATCAAAGACTACGCAGCTACCAATGGTCGCCTCGCCCATCGTGTGCGAAATATCAAAGCACTCAATACGATCAATGGTTCGATCAGTGACGTCAGCCAAGACGTCTTTGAGTGCGCCAAAACGCGCATGCAACTCTAAATAATCGCCAAGCTTGGTTTTTAAGGCATTATTAGTATTAAGCTTGGCTAAGTCTAACCATTCGGCACGGTGCTCACGGACGCTGGTTTTGATGACGACTTTACTACCAAAATGGCTCGCCAGCGCTTCACTGACCGCAACCTGATCCGGTAGTTCATGACTCAACATGATTTCTGCTGGTAAGTCATCAGTTACCTGAAAATAAAACGAGGTGATAAATGCCGATAAATTATCAGCAAGCGGCTCGCTGCTATCAACATCGGGGAAGTAATTCTTACCGCCAAGTACACGTCCGCCACGTACGGTCAAGACGTTGACACAAGTCATGCCTGCTTGACTGGCAATAGCAATCACATCCGCCTCGCCTTGCACAGTATAAACAGCTTGCTTAGCTTGTACTTCGCGCAGCATAGACAGCTGATCGCGATAAAACACCGCTTTTTCAAAATCTAATTCTTCCGCAGAAGCTTCCATTTTTTCAATCAGCGCGCTATGAATATCACTAGAATCACCCTTTAAAAAACGAATGGTATTATTAACATCTTCTGCATATTCATCAGCTGATACCAAGCCCACACAGGGTGCACGGCAGCGTTTAATTTGATATTCAAGACAAGGGCGCTTACGTTGCTTAAAAAAAGTATTGGTACATTGACGCATTTGGAACATCTTTTGCATCAACACCAACGTTTCTTTTGCCGCGTGAGCAGAGGGAAAAGGACCAAAAAAACGACCTTTTTGATGATTACCCTTACCGCGCCCGTAAGCCAATCTTGGATAGGGCTTATCTGCTGAAATAAACACGTAAAGATACGATTTATCATCGCGCAGTAACACATTATAAGGCGGACGATGTTCTTTAATCAGGTTTTGCTCGAGCAGTAGCGCTTCCGTTTCACTACGCGTGATAATGGTTTCGATATTATGAATACGGGCCACCAGTGCGCGTGTCTTCGGATGATCAATCGTTTTAACAAAGTAGCTGTTCACACGACTTTTAAGCGATTTTGCCTTACCGACGTATAAGATATCGCCATTTTTACCCAGCATTTTATAAACCCCTGGCAAATTTGGCAGGCGCTGGATTAAATGCTTCAGACGGGCTTTTTTATCGTCGACGAGGCTCGATGCGGAGACATTGACCATAGAATTTATTGCTCTCAAGATACTGATATACAGCTATTTATGGGGCGATAGTGAGCGTTTTACAAGAACAGTTATCAGCTTAGCAATAACCATAAAAAAAGCCAGCACCAAGGCTGACTTTTTTGCAAAAATAACAATAATTCTAATGACGGAAATTTGGCATTAATGCTGGAATACCCGGCAACATACCAACGATAGCCATCACGCCCGTTAATATCACAAAAGTAATTACAGGAATAATCCAGCGGCTCATCTTGGTTAGATTAGCACTACGCTCTTTAGAGCCAATTAAACCTAAATTATCAAGCACCAAAGTAATTGACCAACCAAAGGCTGGATTTACCAACGCTGAGGCAAAAACGACAATGGCAGCGGACTGGGTGGTTTTACCTTCACGTGTCATCTCCATTCCTGCTTCAAGTAGCGGAATAAAGACCCCGACAATGAGCGCCACACACATAACTGGCTCCCAAATTGCCAAATCCATGGGATAACCCCAAACACCAGCGATGATACAGAAAATACCGGTTAAAATCGCACCAGCTGGAATAGGACGCTTCGCAATCGCTGCTGGTACAATATATGTACCCCATGAGGAGGCAAAGTTTGCACCGCCAAGTAAAGAGCCTACCACCTGACGAAACGAGGCACTGGTCATCGTATCATCAATATCCATCAGCACACGTTCGGTACGTTTGGGATAGCTGATTTTTTGGAAGACCTGATGACCCAAAAAGTCTGGTGACCACATGGCAACCGCCAACACCGCAAATGGCAGTACGACGATAAAGCTCTCGACCGTTGGTAATCCTAGCATCCAACCGGTGTTTTCGCCCCACCAATACATCGGGCTCATATTCGGTAAACCTGGCGCTGTTTTAAAAGCGAAGGGCGCACCCATGGCAAAGGCGACCCCGCCACCTAGCAAGCAACTAAGCGGCACGGCAAGCCAGCGTTTTTGAAAATTCTCTAGCACCGCATAAAGTATGATTGTGAGTAGAATCACCACAAAGGCAATATGTGCCATACCGATGCCTTCTGCCCAAGTAAACAGATTTTTAACTTGAGAGATGGTACCAATAAAGCCCAAATATAGTAGTAAACCACCGCACACGCCTTTACTGGTCAAGTTTGCCAGCAGACTTCCCCCTTTACTAATGGCAAGCAATAAGCCAAAAGCACCGATAAGCAGACCAAAAGCCATTGGATGACCACCAGCGGCTACGACAATAGGAATGAGCGGGATTAGTGGACCATGGGTACCCGCAAGATTCGCTGTAGGTAGCAAAAAACCTGAGAATAAAATAACGAAGAACGCCACGATTAACAGCTCATAACGGACGTTTTCTAGAACAAATGCATCACCCAAACCAAGCGGTCCTGCGAAAGTAGCGGCAATGGCGCCGACCATCACGACTTTGCCAATGGTTGCCGCCATTGCCGGAATCGTATCTTCATATTCAAAACGATAATCACGGAACGGCAAATTAGGACGCCAGCGCTTGGGCTGCATAATTTGTAATTCATGGTTCAGATAGGCGTTACGGTTTTTAAAACTTGAATTGGGCTTATGTAAATCTACATAGCTACCTTGCAAATCACTATCAGAGGGGATTGGGTGCTGCGGATTGGACCCTGTAGCGGGAAGCTGTGTATCACTCATCACATTTCCTTATGTCGACCGACGTTTGAGTGACTACCCGTTCATTTACTAAACTTGCTATAAACGTTAAGTCACCATAGACAAAATTGCGGCTATTGTATGCTATGAGACTTTGAAATGCGAATTTATAACGATTAAAAGATACTATATGCATCGTTATTATTGATAACTTAAAGTTTCCATTTATGACTATCTGAAACTTATCAGATGCTTATATAATAAAAGGACATACAATTACGCTATATCGACGGACTAATATGAAACTAGTTTAAGCTAAAACACACATTTTCTTTTTTGGCTAATTGCGCCAACAATTATAAACACCATTACGATAAGTGATTAATAATAATAGAAAGTAACGATTAAAGTTCTGCTTCAGTTACGCTTTAGGTCTAGCGACTTTAGTTATTTTTAATTATGATGAATACCTTTTTATCAATCACGATTGATTAGTAGCCGTCTAAAAAATCAAGAAAAGGCCATAGGATAAATTTATGAGTTTACTACCCAGCAAACTTGAGACTCTAAAACGTAATGCTAAAAAAAACATTATGCCATTGCTCACGCCTTATCTGCTTAAGCTGCGTATCAACACTTATGCTCCCTATATCGGTGCCGGTATCAAAATTGAGCATATCAACCTTGATCAGGGCTTATGTGTAGTGAGCATGGGACTTAATAGTCTGAATAAAAATATCGTAGGTACACAGTTCGGTGGCAGTTTATACTCAATGATTGATCCTTTTTATATGCTGATGCTGATGCACCAGTTAGGTAGCAGCTACGTCGTCTGGGATAAAAGCTCACATATCGAGTTCCTTGCCCCCGGTAATAGCAAAGTCACCGCCCGCATGAAAATTCCTAGCAATGAAATCACAATTATCCAAGAATTGGCAAAGGACGGCGAACCCGTCTTTCGCGAATACCAAGTAGATATCGTCGACGATCAGCAAAAGACCATCGCTACCGTCACTAAGACGCTATACATACGCCTGCGTAAATACAGTAAATCTAAAGATCAAAACAGCCATATCGAAAATCTTGATGGTTAAAGGTAATTTTTAAAACGATCATTTAAATTTAAAGCGATTTGTGATTTAAAGCGTATTTATAATTTAAAGCACTACAAACAAAAACCCCAATCTGGCATACGCACAGATTGGGGTTTTGTCTTTTTTGGTACTACCCGCTTATTTATATGATAAACCTATGAATAAGGGCTTGTATCTGATTTTTCTTTATTGCCGAATCGCATAATGGACGGTTCAGCAACAAAGTAATATTAAGCACAATGCTTAAAACCAGATACTGGATATAATCTAAGCGTCAGCTTTTGGCTTAACAACTTTAGGTGCACGCGGAGCAAGCTTCTCGCGGATACGTGCTGATTTACCAGAGCGCTCACGTAAGTAGTATAGTTTCGCACGGCGAACAGCGCCACGGCGTTTCACTTCGATGCTCTCAATAATTGGTGAATGCAATTGGAAGGCACGCTCAACGCCAACACCGCTTGAGATTTTACGTACGGTAAACGCTGAGTTTAAACCGCGGTTACGCTTAGCAATTACAACGCCTTCAAAAGCCTGTAAACGCTCACGCTCACCTTCACGTACTTTTACTTGAACCACAACGGTATCGCCGGGTGCAAAGCTTGGGCGCTCAATCAATTGAGCATTTTCGATGACCTGAACCAATGGATGCTTGTTGCTCATGAGAGTTATCTCCTCACATTAGATAATAGAGGCTTAACGCATATCACCTGTTTGTAATAATTAATCGTATCTGTTTTAATGAGACACAACGTAAGTGGGTTATGACAAACGGCCATTATGCTATGACTCGTTTTATTGTTGCTCAAAATTTTATTACTTAACTGTTTATCTTTATAGCAGCTATCAACGCTACTTTTTATCTGCTTTTGCCAATGCTTTTAACCACTTTGCTTGCTCTACCGTTGGGGTAAACGCTTGCCATAAGTCTGGACGCCGCGTTTGCGTACGCTCAACTTGCTGACTAAAGCGCCACTTCGCGATATTGGCATGATGGCCTGAAAGTAACACTTCAGGCACTGCCATACCCGCAAACTCATGCGGCTTAGTATAATGTGGACAATCAAGCAAGCCATCGACGAACGAGTCTTGCTCAGCTGACTTATCATCACCCATAATATCAGGCAGACGACGTATCACACTATCCATTAGCACCATCGCTGGTAGCTCACCACCGGTCAGTACATAGTCACCCAGCGAAACTTCCATATCGACATACCGCGATAATAAGCGCTCATCAATGCCTTCGTAACGACCACATAATATAATCATGCCATCATACTCAGTCATATCGACCACACTACTCTCGCTCAGCGTCTGCCCTTGTGGTGACATGTAAATCACCGGACAGTGCGCTGCGTCCATACGGCAGCCATGTTGGCTGGCACGCAGACGAGCATCTTCAATAGCTAGTGACAATGGCTCAGCCATCATTACCATACCAGGACCACCACCATACGGACGTTCATCAATACGGCGATAGTTGTCAGTGGTATAATCGCGCGGGTTAATGCATTCAATCGTGACCTTTTCCTGAGTCACTGCACGCGCTGTGATACCAAAATCACGAATCGTTGCAAACATCTCAGGAAAAATACTAATCACGGCAAAATACATCTGAATCCTACATACAAGCGTTTAAATAACGACTGACATGATGATTACGATATTAACGTTATGCTATTAACATGACATTAATAAGCACTGAATTAACAGGCACTTAATTAACAGGCACTAAACTAATAGTCGCTTTCCCAAGCTACCGTTACCGTTTTACTGGCCATATCGACTGTGACAACGGTTTGCTTATGCCAAGGTATCAGGCGCTCTTCAGCATCTAAACTGTCTGAGGTTGCCGCTACACGCATGATGTCATGGGCACCGGTCTCAAACATTTCAGTGATATCACCAAGATACTGGTCTTGCTCATTCATAACCCGCATACCAACTAAATCCGACCAATAATATTCGTCTTCATTAGGTTCTGGCAATACGTCTTGAGCAACCCAAATAGTAACACCATTCATGGTTTCAGCAATATTACGGTCAGGGACTTGCTCAAACTGAGCAACAAGTCCTGTGCCTTGCTCACGCCACGCTTTAACAGTTAACGGCTTCATACCGGTAGCTGTTTTCATCCACCACTGCTTAATGTCAAATATTTCCGCATGTTCATCGGTGTCGCTAAACACCCAAAGCCAACCTTTAATGCCATAAGGCTTTTTGAGTTGACCGATTTTCATAAGGGTACTGGCGTCTGGAACAGATGACATAACGGCTAACCTAACAATATATAAACAGCAGTAAATAAATCGCGCCCGTTTAACCACGGTAGTCAACTAAAACAGCGATAAACAGTTAATCGCGCATACTGGTCAGACCAGCTACGCTGTGTGTTCTAAAACTACGAGATAACGCTATTATCACGTTATCATTTTTTACCACTAAAACGCCTGCTTAAAAATTAAGCAGTCGCTTCAGTAGTAGCCGCAGCTTTGTTATAAGCTTTTGCTAATGAAGCAACGCGATCTGAAGGTTGTGCACCTTTTTCGATCCACGCATTGTACGCTTCCATGTTTAGGCGTACTGCTTCTTCAGAATCTTTAGCGAGTGGGTTAAAAAAGCCGATGTTTTCAATATAGCGACCGTCACGCGCGCGGCGTTGATCAGCAACAACTACTTGATAAAATGGGCGTTTCTTGGCACCGCCCCGTGCTAAACGAATAACAACCATGTGAATTCTCTCTTTCGCAGGTATACCAAAAAGGGCATAATTATATCACAGTCTTATTTTATTGAAAACATAAACTGTGCTTATTTAATTATTTATTAACAATAGCTTAAATCGTCGTTGCTGTAAAACAAAATCCATAATCAGTCCTCATTATTAGAAAATAGGCTCGTATTTCACTTTCTAATAAATGCTTTAAATCAGAGATACGTTTATATTTGGCTAATTATTCGCTTCCGCCTATGTGAGCAAGGATTTTGTAATATGAAAGCTACCAGCGCCACTATTTGATTATGCTATCCTAGTATCTACCATTGCATACCAATATCTTGGACTCATATGACGACCCCAAATACTCAATTGCCTCATAAAAGCTGGCTGCCACGCTCTTACTCCAACAGTTGGCTGACCACCTTGATGGTCGCTTTTATTGTTATCATCAGTGTCGGGGTATCGATTTTATTTTTTTGGCGTAGTCTGTATTTACCAGAGCTTAAAAGCCATGCACGCTATTTGACCAGTGAGCTACGGTTAATGAATAGCGTCAATCAAGATTGGAAGGACAATCCTGAAGTACGTCAATGGATTTACCAGCACTCTCATGTAGTGGTCGTAGACAATCCAAACGACTTTCCACAGATTGCGGATAAAGCTTTTGTCGGTGTCTTTACCGATGTGCTACAACGCGAAATCGGGGCGCAGTTGGGTCGACCGGTGGAGGTGTATTTCAAGTTTAAGCCGACCCCGCAGCTTTGGGTACAAGACAGTCGTGATAGTAGTTTTTGGATTCGCGAACCGGTGGTTTATTATTCTCAGTACAGTCCGACCTTATTAATATTATTTTTAATTGGCCTACCGATTTTAACGCTATTGACCATCATTCTATTGGCGCGTCAATTAAATCGCCCGTTACGTTATTTACAGCGGGCAGCGACCAACTATATTCGCCTCGGTCATGCCACCACTTTGCCAACCCGTCATGGTCCTACTGAGATTCGCCAAGTGAATATGGCCTTTAATCACTTGTTTACGACGCTCAATCAAGCGCAAAAAGAGCGCACGATTATGCTTGCCGGTATTTCACATGATTTGCGTACACCGCTGACTCGGATGCGTTTAACCGCTGAGATGCTGCCTGATGAGTTTTTTCGTGAAGGCTTGATTTATGATATTGAGGATATGGATGCTATTTTAGAGCAGTTTATCTCCTTTATGAAAGATGGCTCTGATGAACCGGTACGCCTCACCAATTTAGATACCATATTTAATGAGATTATGGTGCAGTTTGCACCAATGGAGTTTATTTATCAGTCAGAATGTCACAAGGTCGTCCCCGTAAGACCTATGTCCATTAAGCGCCTGATTGTCAATCTGGTAAACAATGCCAAACGTTATGGCAAGCCGCCTATTTATCTATCAGCAACGGTTATACCAACCTTTATGGAGACAGAGGTAATAGAGGATAGCGATGTGGTGACTGAAAATGCGGTCAACAAAGAAGCAAAAGAGCAATTGATAATATGTGTGCGCGACTGTGGTGGTGGCGTTGCAGAAGACCAATTAGAGCGTATTATGCAGCCGTTTGAGCGGGGTGAGTCAGCGCGTACTACTCAAGGTAGCGGTTTAGGCTTAGCGATTGTCGATCGTATCGCGCGCTTGCACCATGGGACAGTTGAGGTCATTAATCATCCGGATGGCGGCCTACAGGTCTGCGTACACATTCCTTTGATCTCCAAAGTTGCTGGAGAACAACCATTGGATGCCAATACAGATAAAATTCCTATGGCTGCTAAAATAGTAAATAAATAACGCTAAAAATGAAAAATCTGACTAAAAATACAAATGATAAAATTTTTGCAGCTATTTTATGCGGTAGATACTATTCTCTAGTGCCAATGATAGGCGGGATATACTCAGCGCTATTGGTAAACGCTAAAGGCTGGGTTATGTCTTCCTGCGCCGCTTTTAAAGTCTGAGTCGTGGTTGGTTGCTGCAGAAACAAGTAATACCCTAGCGTTGCGGCATTCAATACGACTAAACCACCAAATAAATATGGCATCCTTTGCTCTCCTCTATTTTCGACTATATTATTCTACAAACTATAGTCGATTATTTTTAATTTTGCACTGACTATAAATGATTAAGCATCAAAATCGCGTTCGCTCTTTTCTTGCGTTAACTCATCAGCAGCAAGAACTTGGGTCAGCGGTTTAATCGGCCAGGTCATGACGAATCGTGCACCGCCCAAATCGCGGCTCTCACCTACTTTCATACTGCCATTAAACCAAAAAGCGATACGTGACACGATAGATAAACCCAAACCATAGCCACCTGAGGCACGCGTACGACTGTCATCCAAGCGTGAAAATGGAATGAACACCTTTTCACGATCTGCTTCTGAAATACCGTGACCGTCATCTTCTACACTGACAAAGGCATTGCCCTTTTTAACTCCAGCGCTAATAATAATAGTGCTCTCTGCATAGCGTAAGGCATTACCTGCCAAATTCTGAATAACGCGATGCAAGTAGCGCCTATCGGCTACTGCGGTCACTTTAGCATTTGGCAGCTTAGTCACTATTTTGATAGGCTTACCTAAAGCATTGGTTTCACGCTCAATCTGCTCAAGTAATTCCCTAAGATTCACCGGCTCCAAGTCTAGTTTTGGTGAGCCTTCTTCAAGTTTCGCATACGTTAATATCTCATCAATCAGACCATTAAGTGCTTCGATATCTTCATCAATAAAGTCGCGCTGACTGAACCGCGAGTCTTCATCATCAGTATCTGCCAACATATCAACGGCAAAGCGGATACGTGCAACTGGCGTACGCAGTTCATGGGAGACCGCGCGGGTCAATTCGCGCTGCGACTCAATCAAACGCTTAATATGGGCAGTCATCGCATTAAAGGTCGCTGATAGACGCGCAATTTCATCTTGCCCAATGACCTGTACTTGACTATCAAGATTGCCTTTACTAACTTCATTTACCCCCACTTGAATCAGTTGTAATTTGCGCTCGAGCGGGAAAATTAGCGCATAAACCCCCAAACTGATTAAAAACATACTAATCAGAATCATACTGACGATTAAATTAAGCGGGAAAAAATTAAACAGAGGGACTGGTCCTATCAAAACCGCCATATCATTTATTTCAGATGGCACAACAACTTTAATAGACGAATTGCTTTTACTGCTATTAGTATCTTGCAATAAAATGACGACCTCATCACGGCGCAAGCGCGCCATCTGATCAGGATCTAAATCGAGCGTATTTACGGCTTTAAATGCTAACGGAAACGAAAATTTTTCTTCCAACTGCGCCAAACGTGCGCGCTTATCAGACAAGGTACTGTAATAGGACAAATCATCTAATAGAAATACAGCAATTGCCCGTACATGCTGTTCGGTGACTTGTGATATGCGGGCGGTTAAAACACTTTTATTGTCTGGCAATCGGTAATAAACATCAGCGTACATCGGCTGACTGACATAGCGAACGACAGTATTTCCCTTCTCAAAGCGACGCAATTCACTGGCATTGAAGTCCACCTCATCGATGGACAAAATACTGAATTCTGTGCCAAACAAACTGCTTGCATCAGCTAGCCAATAATCACGTTGCGCTTCATTTTCTTGGTGAGTAAGACCTTCGCTTACTATATGAAAAGCCCCTGTTGCCATGTTTTCACGGTAAGATTGAACGCGTTCTTTATTGATAGTATCCATCAATAGCTGGGCAAATAATGCCACACACAAGCAGACTATTAATAATCCTGCATAAATACGAACAAAAATACTGTGTTTGAGAGAAGAGACTAATGACATACGTGCCGTAACCAACCTAATGAATAAGAGTTATTGATACCATGATAAATGTAAGCAACTGCGGTTAAATCAAAAACAAATAGCGGCTGCTTTTTGAATACTGCGTGTTATATATCATAACGGATATATGATAAATATTTACTATTGTATTTATCTGACATTTACTTAACTGGCGTATTAAATTATCGCTTAATTAAACCACATAACACAGCGATTAAGTTTAAAAACTTAAAATTTAAACCATA encodes:
- the rimM gene encoding ribosome maturation factor RimM (Essential for efficient processing of 16S rRNA), with product MSSVPDASTLMKIGQLKKPYGIKGWLWVFSDTDEHAEIFDIKQWWMKTATGMKPLTVKAWREQGTGLVAQFEQVPDRNIAETMNGVTIWVAQDVLPEPNEDEYYWSDLVGMRVMNEQDQYLGDITEMFETGAHDIMRVAATSDSLDAEERLIPWHKQTVVTVDMASKTVTVAWESDY
- the rpsP gene encoding 30S ribosomal protein S16, with the translated sequence MVVIRLARGGAKKRPFYQVVVADQRRARDGRYIENIGFFNPLAKDSEEAVRLNMEAYNAWIEKGAQPSDRVASLAKAYNKAAATTEATA
- a CDS encoding ATP-binding protein, which gives rise to MTTPNTQLPHKSWLPRSYSNSWLTTLMVAFIVIISVGVSILFFWRSLYLPELKSHARYLTSELRLMNSVNQDWKDNPEVRQWIYQHSHVVVVDNPNDFPQIADKAFVGVFTDVLQREIGAQLGRPVEVYFKFKPTPQLWVQDSRDSSFWIREPVVYYSQYSPTLLILFLIGLPILTLLTIILLARQLNRPLRYLQRAATNYIRLGHATTLPTRHGPTEIRQVNMAFNHLFTTLNQAQKERTIMLAGISHDLRTPLTRMRLTAEMLPDEFFREGLIYDIEDMDAILEQFISFMKDGSDEPVRLTNLDTIFNEIMVQFAPMEFIYQSECHKVVPVRPMSIKRLIVNLVNNAKRYGKPPIYLSATVIPTFMETEVIEDSDVVTENAVNKEAKEQLIICVRDCGGGVAEDQLERIMQPFERGESARTTQGSGLGLAIVDRIARLHHGTVEVINHPDGGLQVCVHIPLISKVAGEQPLDANTDKIPMAAKIVNK
- a CDS encoding ATP-binding protein — encoded protein: MSLVSSLKHSIFVRIYAGLLIVCLCVALFAQLLMDTINKERVQSYRENMATGAFHIVSEGLTHQENEAQRDYWLADASSLFGTEFSILSIDEVDFNASELRRFEKGNTVVRYVSQPMYADVYYRLPDNKSVLTARISQVTEQHVRAIAVFLLDDLSYYSTLSDKRARLAQLEEKFSFPLAFKAVNTLDLDPDQMARLRRDEVVILLQDTNSSKSNSSIKVVVPSEINDMAVLIGPVPLFNFFPLNLIVSMILISMFLISLGVYALIFPLERKLQLIQVGVNEVSKGNLDSQVQVIGQDEIARLSATFNAMTAHIKRLIESQRELTRAVSHELRTPVARIRFAVDMLADTDDEDSRFSQRDFIDEDIEALNGLIDEILTYAKLEEGSPKLDLEPVNLRELLEQIERETNALGKPIKIVTKLPNAKVTAVADRRYLHRVIQNLAGNALRYAESTIIISAGVKKGNAFVSVEDDGHGISEADREKVFIPFSRLDDSRTRASGGYGLGLSIVSRIAFWFNGSMKVGESRDLGGARFVMTWPIKPLTQVLAADELTQEKSERDFDA